A stretch of the Chelonoidis abingdonii isolate Lonesome George chromosome 11, CheloAbing_2.0, whole genome shotgun sequence genome encodes the following:
- the UFC1 gene encoding ubiquitin-fold modifier-conjugating enzyme 1: MADEATRRVVAELPLLKTNAGPRDRELWVQRLKEEYQALIKYVENNKNADNDWFRLESNKEGTRWFGKCWYIHDLLKYEFALEFDIPVTYPSTAPEIAIPELDGKTAKMYRGGKICLTDHFKPLWARNVPKFGLAHLMALGLGPWLAVEIPDLIAKGLIEHKEK; the protein is encoded by the exons ATGGCGGACGAGGCGACGCGGCGGGTGGTGGCAGAGTTGCCGCTGCTGAAGACGAACGCGGGGCCCCGGGACCGGGAGCTGTGGGTGCAGCGGTTGAAGGAGGAATACCAGGCGCTCATCAAG TATGTGGAAAACAACAAGAACGCTGACAATGACTGGTTCAGGTTGGAGTCCAACAAGGAAGGGACGAG gtgGTTCGGGAAGTGCTGGTACATCCACGACCTGCTCAAGTACGAGTTTGCCCTTGAGTTTGAC attccTGTTACGTACCCGTCCACCGCCCCCGAAATCGCCATTCCAGAGCTGGATGGGAAAACGGCCAAGATGTACAG GGGAGGGAAGATCTGCCTGACTGACCACTTCAAGCCGCTGTGGGCCAGGAACGTGCCCAAGTTCGGGCTGGCCCATCTCATGGCCCTGGGG CTGGGCCCGTGGCTGGCAGTGGAGATCCCGGACCTGATCGCCAAGGGGCTCATCGAGCACAAGGAGAAGTGA
- the APOA2 gene encoding apolipoprotein A-II has translation MKVLVLAVVLLCVCSLEGAVVKRNAETPSLSDVFTQYFQTVSEYLSKHLPEKAKTEELKTQAKAYLEQANEQLSPLVKQLHTELVELITKLVETRKKAAQQ, from the exons ATGAAGGTGTTGGTCTTGGCTGTGGTGCTGCTCTGTGTGTGCAGCTTGGAAG GTGCTGTGGTGAAGCGCAACGCAGAAACCCCAAGCCTCTCGGATGTCTTCACCCAGTATTTCCAGACGGTGTCTGAATACTTGAGCAAGCACTTGCCGGAGAAGGCGAAGACCGAGGAGCTAAAGACCCAGGCAAA GGCTTATCTGGAGCAGGCCAATGAGCAGCTTTCGCCTCTCGTCAAGCAGCTGCACACCGAATTAGTGGAGCTCATCACCAAGCTGGTGGAGACCAGGAAGAAGGCTGCGCAGCAGTGA